A section of the Sporosarcina sp. ANT_H38 genome encodes:
- a CDS encoding DUF3954 domain-containing protein yields the protein MPEINVEEINLHINAVYIVKDGKIETIEGPPNGYGKQTVTWQQGKPSHIDFHYTKKI from the coding sequence ATGCCTGAAATAAATGTAGAGGAAATTAATTTGCATATAAATGCAGTATATATTGTGAAAGATGGTAAGATAGAAACAATAGAAGGACCGCCAAACGGATACGGAAAGCAAACGGTCACGTGGCAGCAAGGCAAGCCTTCTCACATTGATTTTCATTACACTAAAAAAATATAG